Proteins encoded together in one Desulfomicrobium escambiense DSM 10707 window:
- a CDS encoding dihydrolipoyl dehydrogenase family protein, with product MSHFDIIVIGAGPGGYAAALLASQRGKTVALIEKEHLGGTCLNWGCIPTKLYLGATAPLEGLHAQSRLRLCSGSIAVDMPALKKRKGAFVSATHKAMSSRLEKDGVALIRGAAELTGATTLRVADESVRELSFSALVIATGSSSNWFPGLEPDHERILDSTDLLDLEEAPESLAVIGAGAIGLEMADFWNRLGTRIDLVEAAPRIAPAEDEEIAQTLHGILKRKKWNIVTGKRVAGIVNEGDAVLTRLEDGTEIRSAKALVAVGRKPNTAGLGLGTAGIDTRGGGWIATDDCLLAAPNIYAIGDVNGRTLLAHAAEHQGHYAVRHALGESTAPYEPGPMPGCIYGSIEVMRAGATAAELMAAGTPVQVSRANLGANPISQAHGQAQGLVKAVWSDGVLRGLSAVGYGASHLVTLAEIMVRDGWTRATAHEHIFAHPTLDESLRDALTAPLEDK from the coding sequence ATGAGCCATTTTGACATCATTGTCATCGGGGCGGGACCGGGCGGTTATGCCGCAGCTCTTCTCGCCAGTCAAAGAGGAAAAACGGTCGCCCTCATAGAAAAAGAACACCTCGGCGGGACCTGCCTGAACTGGGGCTGCATCCCCACCAAACTCTACCTCGGCGCCACTGCGCCCCTTGAGGGGCTGCACGCCCAATCCAGGCTGCGCCTGTGCAGCGGGTCCATCGCAGTTGATATGCCCGCGCTGAAAAAACGCAAGGGCGCCTTCGTCTCGGCCACGCACAAGGCCATGTCCTCCCGCCTCGAAAAGGACGGAGTGGCCCTGATCCGGGGCGCGGCCGAGCTGACCGGGGCCACGACCCTGCGTGTCGCCGACGAATCGGTGCGCGAGCTGTCCTTCTCTGCGCTCGTCATCGCCACCGGCTCCTCATCCAACTGGTTCCCCGGCCTTGAGCCGGACCACGAGCGCATCCTCGACTCCACGGACCTGCTTGATCTGGAAGAGGCGCCCGAAAGCCTGGCCGTCATCGGCGCCGGGGCCATCGGCCTGGAAATGGCCGACTTCTGGAACCGCCTGGGAACGCGCATCGACCTCGTCGAAGCCGCGCCGCGCATCGCCCCGGCCGAGGACGAGGAGATCGCCCAGACCCTGCACGGCATACTCAAACGCAAGAAGTGGAACATCGTCACGGGCAAGCGCGTGGCAGGCATCGTAAACGAAGGGGATGCGGTGCTGACCCGTCTGGAGGACGGCACGGAGATCCGCAGCGCCAAGGCCCTCGTGGCAGTGGGCCGCAAACCCAACACGGCCGGGCTCGGACTCGGGACCGCCGGAATCGACACGCGCGGAGGGGGCTGGATCGCCACCGATGATTGCCTGCTGGCCGCGCCGAATATCTACGCCATTGGCGACGTCAACGGCCGCACCCTCCTGGCCCATGCCGCCGAACACCAGGGGCACTACGCCGTGCGTCACGCCCTTGGCGAGTCGACCGCGCCCTACGAACCGGGGCCCATGCCGGGCTGCATCTACGGTTCCATCGAGGTCATGCGCGCCGGCGCCACCGCCGCCGAACTGATGGCCGCCGGCACGCCCGTCCAGGTCTCCCGCGCCAACCTCGGAGCCAACCCCATCTCCCAGGCCCACGGCCAGGCCCAGGGCCTAGTCAAGGCCGTATGGTCCGACGGCGTGCTGCGGGGCCTGAGCGCCGTGGGGTACGGAGCCTCGCACCTGGTCACCCTGGCCGAGATCATGGTCCGCGACGGCTGGACCCGCGCCACGGCCCACGAGCACATCTTCGCCCACCCGACCCTGGACGAGAGCCTGCGCGACGCCCTGACCGCCCCCCTGGAGGACAAGTGA
- a CDS encoding Maf family protein, with protein MSQGPFRARRPLVLASASPRRQALLAGQGLHFEVVPSAVKEPAPEPVEAPSDYAARMARIKGADIAARHPDKVVLSADTIVVRGTDILGKPQDCREAVDMLSSLSGGWHEVITGFCVLCERDALAVCHTVTTRVHMAANSPEMLAAYVATGEPMDKAGAYGIQGIGAFLVDEVQGSYTNVVGLPLRSILNILLEIGAIGVADA; from the coding sequence GTGAGCCAGGGCCCGTTCCGCGCCCGCAGGCCCCTGGTCCTGGCCTCGGCCTCGCCCCGCAGACAGGCCCTGCTGGCCGGGCAGGGGCTGCATTTCGAGGTCGTCCCCAGCGCCGTGAAGGAGCCCGCGCCCGAACCCGTCGAAGCCCCGTCCGACTACGCGGCCCGCATGGCCCGCATCAAGGGCGCCGACATCGCCGCCCGCCACCCCGACAAGGTTGTGCTCTCGGCCGACACCATCGTGGTCCGGGGAACCGACATCCTCGGCAAGCCGCAGGACTGCCGCGAGGCCGTCGACATGCTTTCGTCCCTGTCCGGCGGCTGGCACGAGGTCATCACGGGTTTCTGCGTGCTGTGCGAACGCGACGCCCTGGCCGTCTGCCACACCGTGACGACCAGGGTGCACATGGCCGCCAACTCCCCGGAAATGCTCGCGGCCTACGTGGCCACGGGCGAACCCATGGACAAGGCCGGCGCCTACGGCATCCAGGGCATCGGCGCCTTCCTGGTGGACGAGGTGCAGGGTTCCTACACCAATGTAGTCGGTTTGCCCCTGCGTTCGATCCTGAACATCCTCCTGGAAATCGGAGCCATCGGAGTGGCCGATGCCTGA
- a CDS encoding phosphatidylglycerophosphatase A family protein — MPETKPEPLSSRLATHLATLGPAGRMPKAPGTWGSLAAAAAAPVLFLPLPLWARLAVLAVLFPVGAWCAGRTEKCLCCKDPSCVVVDELWGQWIALLPLGAAEPLWIVPAFLLFRLFDIAKPWPVRASERWLPGGWGIMIDDGLAGLYALLVLLVCRALF; from the coding sequence ATGCCTGAAACCAAACCCGAACCACTCTCCTCCCGACTGGCGACCCATCTGGCCACCCTCGGCCCGGCCGGGCGCATGCCCAAGGCCCCGGGCACGTGGGGCTCCCTGGCGGCCGCCGCCGCGGCCCCCGTTCTGTTCCTGCCCCTGCCCCTCTGGGCGCGCCTCGCGGTCCTGGCCGTCCTCTTTCCCGTCGGAGCCTGGTGCGCCGGACGGACCGAAAAGTGTCTGTGCTGCAAGGACCCGTCCTGCGTGGTGGTTGACGAACTGTGGGGGCAGTGGATCGCCCTGCTCCCCCTGGGCGCGGCCGAGCCGCTGTGGATCGTCCCGGCCTTTCTGCTCTTCCGCCTCTTCGACATCGCCAAGCCCTGGCCCGTGCGGGCCTCGGAGCGCTGGCTGCCCGGTGGCTGGGGCATCATGATCGACGACGGGCTGGCCGGCCTGTACGCCCTGCTCGTCCTGCTGGTCTGCCGCGCCCTGTTCTAG
- the hrpB gene encoding ATP-dependent helicase HrpB yields MASTLPPLPPLPIDVVLPELSHALRTDTACVVHAPPGSGKTTRIPLALMDAPWAAGRKILMLEPRRLAARAAARHMAGLLGEKAGERVGYRTRLDIRVSSSTRVEVVTEGILTRMLQHDPELTGYACVIFDEFHERSLQADLGLALCLEVRAALRPDLRLAVMSATLDVEAVAALLAPCCILSCPGQVHAVETRYLRLPERFVEERMARAVSLALATETGSILAFLPGAREIRRTEELIGAPSPGVEVHPLLGALTAAEQDRAISPPPAGTRKVVLATAIAETSLTIEGVRVVIDSGLARLPRFDPRSGMTVLVTEPASLATVTQRQGRAGRTGPGVCLRLWDPADEVSRKPFPAPEMLEADLTPLALDLALWGAASPADLAWLTPPPTGNFQSARRLLRELGALDDTGRITAHGRDMAALPLHPRLAHMVLAAKRIGHGPTVAHLAAILGEPGRIMRSSPDLREAVRPRGLSDTLRASMEQIARLASVKPGPVDPESVGLLTSLAYPDRIARRQEDGSYRLTSGRKAVWPGPSTLSGHEFLAVAQLDGSADNARIWQAAPLSWQELHKHFGNLMLFEDEVRFDPLLDRVVSRRKLMLDALCLRDEPLAADQDAVTRTLLAGLKDVSRLPWDDQSRALRDRVRFLRSLDETTWPDLSDAALQSSLTDWLGPFAPGMRSTADLARVPLLEALKNLIGWEKLKLLDRLAPEYLDVPSGARRRVDYSPESGPVLPVKLQEMFGCADTPTLAGGRHPLVLHLLSPAGRPLQVTRDLPSFWKNGYPLVRAEMRGRYPKHPWPEDPANAMPTAKTKKTMTPR; encoded by the coding sequence ATGGCGTCCACGCTCCCGCCGCTACCCCCGCTGCCCATTGACGTAGTCCTGCCCGAGCTGTCTCATGCCCTGCGCACGGACACGGCCTGCGTGGTCCACGCCCCACCGGGCAGCGGCAAGACCACTCGCATCCCCCTGGCCCTCATGGACGCCCCCTGGGCCGCCGGGCGCAAGATCCTCATGCTCGAACCCAGGCGCCTGGCCGCGCGCGCCGCGGCCAGGCACATGGCGGGCCTACTGGGGGAGAAGGCCGGGGAGCGCGTCGGCTACCGCACGCGCCTGGACATCCGGGTCTCGTCCTCAACCCGTGTCGAGGTCGTGACCGAGGGCATCCTGACGCGCATGCTGCAGCACGACCCGGAACTCACGGGCTACGCCTGCGTCATCTTCGACGAATTTCATGAAAGAAGCCTCCAGGCCGACCTGGGTCTGGCCCTGTGCCTGGAAGTCCGCGCCGCCCTGCGGCCCGACCTGCGCCTGGCCGTCATGTCCGCCACCCTCGACGTGGAGGCCGTGGCCGCGCTCCTGGCCCCGTGCTGCATCCTGTCCTGCCCGGGACAGGTCCACGCGGTGGAGACCCGCTACCTGCGCCTGCCCGAACGCTTCGTCGAGGAACGCATGGCACGCGCCGTATCCCTGGCCCTGGCCACGGAAACGGGAAGCATCCTGGCCTTCTTGCCCGGTGCGCGCGAAATCCGCCGCACGGAGGAACTCATCGGCGCGCCATCCCCCGGCGTGGAGGTCCACCCGCTCCTGGGCGCCCTGACCGCGGCCGAGCAGGACAGGGCCATCTCCCCGCCCCCGGCCGGGACGCGCAAGGTCGTGCTGGCCACGGCCATCGCCGAAACCTCCCTGACCATCGAGGGCGTGCGCGTCGTCATCGACAGCGGCCTGGCCCGCCTGCCCCGCTTCGATCCCAGAAGCGGCATGACGGTCCTGGTCACGGAGCCCGCCTCCCTGGCCACCGTGACCCAACGGCAGGGCCGCGCCGGCCGCACGGGGCCGGGCGTGTGCCTGCGCCTCTGGGACCCGGCCGACGAGGTCAGCCGCAAACCCTTCCCCGCCCCGGAAATGCTGGAGGCCGACCTCACCCCCCTGGCCCTGGACCTGGCCCTGTGGGGTGCAGCCTCCCCCGCGGACCTCGCGTGGCTGACCCCGCCACCGACCGGAAATTTCCAGAGTGCCAGACGCCTCCTGCGGGAACTCGGCGCCCTCGACGACACAGGACGCATCACGGCCCACGGCCGCGACATGGCCGCCCTGCCCCTGCACCCGCGCCTGGCGCACATGGTCCTCGCAGCCAAACGCATCGGCCACGGCCCCACCGTGGCCCACCTGGCCGCCATCCTGGGCGAACCGGGCCGCATCATGCGCTCCTCCCCGGACCTGCGCGAAGCCGTGCGGCCGCGGGGGCTCTCCGACACGCTGCGGGCCTCCATGGAGCAGATCGCCCGGCTCGCCTCCGTCAAACCCGGGCCCGTCGACCCCGAATCCGTCGGACTGCTAACTTCCCTGGCCTACCCCGACCGCATCGCGCGCCGCCAGGAGGACGGGTCCTACCGCCTGACCAGCGGCCGCAAGGCCGTCTGGCCGGGACCCAGCACCCTGTCGGGCCACGAATTCCTGGCCGTGGCGCAACTGGACGGCAGCGCCGACAACGCCCGGATCTGGCAGGCGGCCCCGCTCTCCTGGCAGGAACTGCACAAACATTTCGGGAATCTCATGCTCTTCGAGGACGAGGTGCGCTTCGACCCGCTCCTCGACCGCGTGGTCAGCCGCCGAAAACTGATGCTCGACGCGCTCTGCCTGCGGGATGAACCCCTGGCCGCCGACCAGGATGCCGTGACCAGGACCCTCCTGGCCGGGCTCAAAGACGTCTCGCGCCTGCCCTGGGATGACCAGAGCCGCGCCCTGCGCGACCGCGTGCGCTTTCTGCGCAGCCTCGACGAGACAACCTGGCCCGACCTGTCCGACGCAGCCCTCCAGTCCTCCCTGACTGACTGGCTCGGACCCTTCGCTCCCGGCATGCGCTCCACGGCGGACCTCGCCCGGGTCCCGCTCCTGGAGGCCCTGAAAAACCTCATCGGATGGGAAAAACTCAAACTCCTGGACCGCCTGGCCCCGGAATACCTCGACGTTCCCTCGGGTGCCCGGCGCCGCGTCGACTACTCACCGGAATCCGGCCCCGTCCTGCCCGTCAAGCTCCAGGAAATGTTCGGCTGCGCCGACACCCCCACCCTGGCCGGCGGCCGCCACCCCCTCGTCCTGCACCTGCTCTCCCCCGCCGGCCGCCCCCTGCAGGTCACCCGCGACCTGCCCTCCTTCTGGAAGAACGGCTACCCCCTCGTGCGCGCCGAAATGCGCGGCCGATACCCCAAACACCCCTGGCCCGAAGACCCCGCCAACGCCATGCCCACGGCCAAGACAAAGAAGACCATGACGCCGAGATAA
- a CDS encoding DUF4123 domain-containing protein — MEVMNACGALRRVENPGALLQETRDKGCAFWLILDPLCHQEALAQLYDNEPDTEKTILFLKTTLAESSEVSPWLAALSLNSPMERWINESKASGWGFYFTSDAPFSEILAHLRSLVFIKRGEKRVIFRFWDGRILTRICQGIPEDIPMLLGPIRRILTQDEGDGWICIDRDGDAYMEEAHRPGTVLPSPWYAFTDRHDRLFHGKRPGIVARNIVESLFNEKMEHGLALPPNEALSAFVARHVNRGLALGLWGLEALELFVRCCLRHGECFPDAQAMPVLSPLARTPLDEDAAVAVMRRFCNQGGSHV, encoded by the coding sequence ATGGAGGTCATGAATGCCTGCGGCGCGCTCCGACGTGTCGAAAACCCGGGTGCGCTTCTGCAGGAAACCCGCGACAAAGGGTGCGCGTTCTGGCTGATTCTGGACCCCCTGTGTCACCAGGAGGCCCTGGCCCAGCTGTACGACAATGAGCCCGACACGGAAAAAACCATCCTATTCCTGAAAACCACGCTGGCGGAATCAAGCGAGGTTTCACCCTGGCTTGCGGCCCTTTCCCTGAATTCCCCCATGGAGCGTTGGATCAACGAATCCAAGGCATCAGGATGGGGGTTCTATTTCACTTCGGACGCCCCCTTCTCCGAAATACTCGCCCATCTGCGCAGCCTGGTCTTCATCAAGAGGGGTGAGAAACGGGTCATCTTTCGCTTTTGGGATGGACGCATACTTACACGCATCTGCCAAGGCATACCCGAGGACATCCCCATGCTGCTGGGGCCCATCCGCCGCATCCTGACCCAGGACGAAGGGGACGGGTGGATCTGCATCGACAGGGACGGGGACGCGTACATGGAAGAAGCGCATCGTCCGGGAACGGTCCTGCCCAGCCCCTGGTACGCCTTCACGGACCGCCACGACCGGCTTTTCCACGGCAAGCGCCCCGGGATCGTCGCCAGGAACATCGTCGAGTCCCTGTTCAATGAAAAAATGGAGCATGGCCTCGCCCTGCCACCAAACGAGGCGCTCTCGGCCTTTGTCGCCCGCCACGTGAACCGTGGTCTGGCCCTGGGGCTTTGGGGGTTGGAGGCCCTGGAACTCTTTGTCCGCTGCTGCCTGCGTCACGGCGAGTGTTTCCCCGACGCGCAGGCCATGCCGGTCCTTTCCCCCCTTGCCCGCACACCGCTCGACGAGGACGCGGCCGTGGCCGTCATGCGCCGCTTCTGCAACCAGGGAGGTTCCCATGTCTGA
- a CDS encoding T6SS immunity protein Tli4 family protein, translated as MQHTTTSQPPLPVPLYPVGRFLFPVPQGLEFQGRIININDMSIEETDWNSGDRAKQFRALWEPVRDEARKHYDVYKNTPVVRGGFVQEDVSEHFGHPAVLLCYSAQNGAHWIDTFVALPDWILRIKEETAYEIGKECLGDLKGTTLDFFRHYRTDRSDLPADMFWTGRGWMRGMKTWDESADAYARREETDTGPKISLNLRTYTISTPDEPAKSIKSIRKILDGNKIDLKILRSRHRTFEGMPGLEEVVILSGHECGTPKSTLFAKWAIEAEAKNPQRPTIYLEMSCDAAAQDDALRFWDASINNFISIQAWHAKMRGGR; from the coding sequence ATGCAGCACACCACAACAAGCCAGCCCCCCCTGCCTGTGCCCCTCTACCCCGTGGGACGCTTCCTCTTCCCCGTGCCTCAGGGGCTGGAGTTCCAGGGCAGGATCATAAACATCAACGATATGTCCATCGAAGAAACGGACTGGAACTCCGGGGACCGCGCAAAGCAGTTTCGGGCCCTCTGGGAACCGGTCCGCGACGAGGCCAGGAAGCACTACGACGTGTACAAGAACACGCCCGTCGTCCGAGGCGGGTTCGTCCAGGAGGACGTCAGCGAACACTTCGGCCACCCGGCCGTCCTGCTCTGCTACTCGGCCCAAAACGGCGCGCACTGGATCGACACGTTCGTGGCCTTGCCGGACTGGATCCTGCGCATCAAGGAGGAAACTGCCTATGAGATAGGCAAGGAATGCTTGGGCGACCTGAAAGGGACGACCCTGGACTTTTTCAGGCACTACCGCACGGACAGGTCAGATCTCCCGGCGGACATGTTCTGGACGGGGAGGGGGTGGATGCGGGGGATGAAGACATGGGACGAGAGCGCAGATGCCTACGCACGGCGCGAAGAGACGGATACTGGGCCGAAAATATCGCTGAATCTAAGGACGTACACGATCTCGACTCCTGATGAACCGGCCAAATCGATCAAATCGATACGAAAAATTCTTGATGGAAATAAGATCGATCTCAAAATCCTGCGTTCACGCCACCGCACCTTCGAGGGCATGCCCGGTCTGGAGGAAGTCGTTATCCTTTCCGGGCATGAATGCGGCACACCAAAATCGACACTCTTTGCCAAGTGGGCCATCGAAGCAGAAGCCAAAAACCCGCAAAGACCTACGATCTACCTGGAGATGAGCTGCGACGCAGCAGCTCAGGACGATGCTTTGCGCTTCTGGGACGCGTCAATAAATAATTTTATATCCATTCAAGCATGGCACGCCAAGATGAGAGGAGGAAGATAA
- a CDS encoding alpha/beta hydrolase, which yields MRNNTPKVPYDDPLRHRKTPREMLKEPISTECEACRDNIIQVLRDTIAVIFVPGIMGSKLKNPKNAPAWNPDDLSFMSGTYMWAKPKDRYNLLIKNKPSLLNEITEKHINYPKAEERGWGSVAWSFYGDLLTSIQDWATPLKVLLDLPVYAFGYNWLESNRVSGEKLREFIHTIKAEKVILVTHSMGGLVARWALGGDEAGDVAAKVLGVVHGAQPVHGAPVAYRRMIAGQEVDGFFNILGMLGAKVLGSDGPSITAIFPHAESALELLPSQHYRTNDGRREWLHVQDPGSPDGLQSYPKGDPYREIYARSSHRDFWGMIHGGWFQPDPLEEGALGRVFHGEATEADPDSEIRARIFLNRLEAVRSFHATIGDYSHPRTMQLFSSGGQDTCSEVSWLARDVTLTVARRPGDMRGDRDMRDRYFALRHIPGILERSRGEYSEVRWVEADGSHGKTVPWDTPFAELDRGIREGRRLILLRVSDFGDTEPGMADTCNLGDGTVPLSSATGLQPDCTTWGNATHTLPFWQNAWHSMIATGCPTNANHSGFFDQSSIQATINTIHNLCLGWLREEYD from the coding sequence ATGCGCAACAATACACCCAAAGTACCCTACGACGATCCACTGCGACACAGGAAGACCCCGCGGGAAATGCTTAAGGAACCGATTTCCACAGAATGCGAGGCCTGCAGGGACAACATCATCCAGGTCCTGCGTGACACCATCGCAGTCATCTTCGTGCCCGGCATCATGGGCTCAAAGCTGAAAAATCCCAAGAATGCTCCCGCTTGGAATCCGGACGACCTCTCGTTCATGTCGGGTACATACATGTGGGCAAAGCCAAAAGATCGCTACAACCTTCTCATCAAAAATAAACCAAGCCTCTTGAACGAGATCACCGAGAAACACATCAACTACCCCAAAGCCGAAGAACGCGGCTGGGGCAGCGTGGCCTGGAGCTTTTACGGGGACCTGCTGACCTCCATCCAGGACTGGGCCACGCCCCTCAAGGTGCTGCTGGACCTGCCCGTCTACGCCTTCGGCTACAACTGGCTGGAGTCAAACCGCGTGTCCGGGGAGAAGCTGCGCGAATTCATCCACACCATCAAGGCCGAAAAGGTCATCCTCGTGACCCACTCCATGGGCGGTCTGGTGGCGCGCTGGGCCTTGGGAGGCGATGAAGCCGGGGACGTCGCAGCAAAGGTCCTCGGCGTCGTCCATGGCGCGCAGCCCGTGCACGGCGCCCCGGTGGCTTACCGGCGCATGATCGCCGGGCAGGAGGTGGACGGCTTCTTCAACATCCTGGGCATGCTCGGCGCCAAGGTTCTCGGGTCCGACGGCCCGTCCATCACCGCCATCTTCCCCCACGCCGAGAGCGCCCTGGAACTCCTGCCCAGCCAGCATTACCGCACCAACGACGGCAGGCGGGAATGGCTGCACGTCCAGGATCCAGGCTCGCCGGACGGGCTTCAGTCCTACCCCAAGGGCGACCCGTACCGGGAAATCTACGCCAGAAGCAGCCATCGCGACTTCTGGGGCATGATCCACGGCGGCTGGTTCCAGCCGGACCCTCTGGAGGAAGGGGCCTTGGGCCGCGTCTTCCATGGCGAGGCGACAGAGGCGGATCCCGACTCAGAAATTCGGGCCAGGATATTTCTGAACAGGCTGGAGGCGGTTCGGAGTTTTCACGCCACGATCGGCGACTACAGCCATCCGCGCACCATGCAGCTCTTCAGCAGCGGCGGCCAGGACACGTGTTCGGAAGTGAGCTGGCTGGCCAGGGACGTGACCCTGACCGTGGCGCGCCGCCCCGGCGACATGCGCGGGGACAGGGACATGAGGGACAGGTATTTCGCCCTGCGGCACATCCCGGGCATCCTGGAACGCAGCCGGGGCGAATACAGCGAGGTCCGCTGGGTCGAGGCCGACGGATCCCACGGAAAAACGGTGCCCTGGGACACGCCCTTTGCGGAACTGGACAGAGGAATCAGGGAAGGACGGCGGCTCATCCTGCTACGAGTGTCAGATTTCGGCGACACGGAACCGGGCATGGCCGACACATGCAACCTGGGCGACGGCACGGTGCCGCTCAGTTCAGCGACAGGCCTCCAGCCGGATTGCACCACCTGGGGCAACGCAACGCACACCCTTCCGTTCTGGCAAAACGCTTGGCACTCCATGATCGCCACCGGTTGTCCCACAAACGCGAACCATTCGGGATTCTTCGACCAGAGTTCCATCCAGGCCACCATCAACACCATCCACAACCTCTGTCTGGGATGGCTCCGGGAAGAGTACGACTAA
- the selB gene encoding selenocysteine-specific translation elongation factor — MPVIMGTAGHIDHGKTSLIKALTGINCDRLAEEQKRGITIELGFAYLDLTPDIRLGVIDVPGHERFVKNMVAGAAGIDFVLLVIAADEGIMPQTREHLEICSLLGIRAGLVALTKTDMVEEEWLELVREEVGAYLQGTFLEGAPIMPVSAHSGAGLPELRAAILELATTFSPDRRSDLFRLPVDRVFTMKGHGTVITGTSISGVLRLGEEIEIVPSGHRSKVRGLQVHGVTTDTARAGERTAVNLYGLEVADLERGEVLAHPQTLFPSLVWDVEMTCLSSSPNPLKHRTEVHFHHGSREVLARLFFLDRDKLEPGETAVCQVRFPTPLPGVFGDRCIVRSFSPLQTVAGGRIVNPLGRKVKRHSRELETLNSLGAMGGEELLLAQLRLAGRTGLTVAELRIMTDMESKLLDKTLQLLGGRQLAFQFDREDKRYVGADVLETLGAECLAYLGEYHRREPMRQGLSRAELLSGFGRGMHPKLVHFLVERLVKSGQVVLEGDTLRLPGHVVSLASDQSGLRALMELAYVQAGLMPPTTKAFLEENGLAAKDVAQMYRLLMEEGVLIKVSEEFYYAKTAMDDIIARVRGFFGSNQEMGPQDFRDLTELTRKFAIPVLEYLDKEKLTMRIGDKRQLRKR; from the coding sequence ATGCCTGTCATCATGGGAACGGCCGGGCACATCGACCACGGCAAGACGAGCCTCATCAAGGCCCTGACCGGCATCAACTGCGACCGGCTGGCCGAGGAGCAGAAGCGCGGCATCACCATCGAACTGGGCTTCGCATACCTGGACCTGACCCCGGACATCCGCCTGGGCGTCATCGATGTGCCGGGCCATGAGCGGTTCGTGAAGAACATGGTGGCCGGCGCGGCGGGCATCGACTTCGTGCTGCTGGTCATCGCCGCCGACGAGGGCATCATGCCCCAGACCCGCGAGCATCTGGAAATCTGCTCGTTGCTCGGCATCCGGGCCGGGCTCGTGGCCCTGACCAAGACGGACATGGTCGAGGAGGAGTGGCTCGAACTGGTGCGCGAGGAAGTCGGCGCCTACCTGCAGGGCACGTTCCTGGAGGGCGCGCCCATCATGCCCGTCTCGGCCCACAGCGGCGCGGGCCTGCCCGAGCTGCGCGCCGCCATCCTGGAGCTGGCCACGACGTTCTCTCCGGACCGCCGCTCGGACCTCTTCCGCCTGCCCGTGGACCGCGTCTTCACCATGAAGGGCCACGGCACGGTCATCACGGGCACGTCCATTTCCGGTGTCCTGCGCCTGGGCGAGGAGATCGAGATCGTGCCCTCGGGCCACCGCTCCAAGGTGCGCGGCCTGCAGGTCCACGGCGTGACCACGGACACGGCCCGGGCCGGCGAGCGCACGGCTGTGAATCTCTACGGCCTGGAGGTGGCGGACCTTGAGCGCGGCGAGGTCTTGGCCCATCCCCAGACCCTCTTCCCGTCTCTGGTCTGGGACGTGGAGATGACCTGCCTGTCGTCGTCGCCCAATCCCCTCAAGCACCGCACCGAGGTCCATTTCCATCACGGCTCGCGCGAGGTACTGGCGCGCCTCTTCTTCCTCGACCGCGACAAGCTGGAGCCCGGCGAGACGGCCGTCTGCCAGGTGCGATTCCCCACGCCCCTGCCCGGCGTGTTCGGGGACCGCTGCATCGTGCGCTCCTTCTCACCTTTGCAGACAGTTGCCGGCGGGCGCATCGTCAACCCCCTGGGCCGTAAGGTCAAACGCCACTCCCGCGAGCTTGAGACCTTGAACTCCCTGGGCGCCATGGGCGGCGAGGAACTCCTCCTGGCCCAGCTGCGCCTGGCCGGCCGCACGGGCCTGACCGTGGCGGAACTGCGCATCATGACGGACATGGAGTCCAAGCTCCTGGACAAGACCCTGCAGCTCTTGGGCGGCCGGCAGCTCGCCTTTCAGTTCGATCGCGAGGACAAGCGCTATGTCGGCGCCGACGTCCTCGAAACCCTGGGCGCGGAGTGTCTGGCCTACCTCGGCGAGTACCACAGGCGCGAGCCCATGCGGCAGGGCCTGTCCCGGGCCGAGCTCCTCTCGGGCTTTGGCCGGGGCATGCACCCCAAGCTGGTCCACTTCCTGGTGGAGCGGCTGGTCAAGTCCGGCCAGGTGGTCCTGGAAGGCGACACATTGCGCCTGCCGGGCCACGTGGTCTCCCTGGCCTCGGACCAGTCGGGCCTGCGGGCGCTTATGGAGTTGGCCTATGTCCAGGCAGGCCTCATGCCGCCGACCACCAAGGCGTTTCTGGAGGAGAACGGGCTGGCCGCCAAGGACGTGGCCCAGATGTACCGTCTGCTGATGGAAGAGGGCGTGCTCATCAAGGTCAGCGAGGAATTCTACTACGCCAAGACGGCCATGGACGACATCATCGCCCGCGTGCGGGGCTTCTTCGGATCCAACCAGGAGATGGGCCCGCAGGATTTCCGGGACCTGACGGAGCTGACCCGCAAGTTCGCCATCCCGGTTCTGGAGTACCTGGACAAGGAGAAGCTCACCATGCGCATCGGGGACAAGAGGCAGTTGCGCAAAAGGTGA